The Quercus lobata isolate SW786 chromosome 4, ValleyOak3.0 Primary Assembly, whole genome shotgun sequence genome segment CACCTAAAAAcaaatgtaattaaaaaaaattaaatcaacaataacaaaaaaagaaccatctgtggcaaaaaaaaagtggtagaaaaaattttaaaaaatccatcAAGAGAGGAACAATACTAATGAAATAAAGGGAGTATTGTCCTTTTTTGTTGTGGATCAAAGTTGGAAAAAGTAGGTGATAGAAGGGGGAAGTGAAgttatacaaaatttatatgaaaaataagatATAAGAGAAAGGGTCGAAGGAGATGAAAGGTTGGACAAAGTAAAAAGATCGAATTTAACTAAGATGATATAAAGGAGAAAATTTAAGAATGCATAAAGGGaatgaaatgtaaaatttaaGGATGCGTAAaggaaatgaaattgaaaattttaggaaGATAACGGTTGGAGTAAATGAATGGTTGAACTAAGAAGTCaacaaatgaaagagataaaagGTATGATAATaaagtgggggaaaaaaaagtgggtAGATGAATGGTTGAACTAAGAAGTCaacaaatgaaagagataaaagGTATGATAATaaagtgggggaaaaaaaagtgggtAGATGTTGTTGACATGGCACATCAAGTgttttgcaaaatttattacAAGGCTTTCATTATTAAGTATATATAGTACAGATTAAAAGACATGGTTTATGGGGCTAGCTTTTGATACAAATTACGTTTGCTTTGAATTAACTTAGTCACTTTAGTGTTAGAATGATAATCTAGGCTTAATCTGCTTTAGTTTACTTCAAATTACCTTTCTTAGATTCAATTCAATTTGAATTAGTTCACTTTGAACCATTTTACTTCAAATCATTAACAATGAATATAACTTAGAATCagaacttcttttttctttcatttttcattgtTAGTTgcatattcaacaaaatttcttctttaagtGAGGCATATTCAAACCCCTACCTTAATCCATGTggtcaaaatttattttgaaccataatttcatctcaaattttattttgaaccaTAATTTTATTGTggtgatttaaatttttttgtgacaacccaaaataaaatgtatAGAGCCACCACTGAttcaatagaaaaagaaaatttatatagaTTTATTGATAGCTGTGtttactactattttttttttctttttagaaaaggCTTACGGCTAGTTAGTATGGaagaaaagataataataatttgacctAACTCAACTAccaaattcatttaaaaagaaaattaacaaaCGAAAGAAATAGGACTTTGTCAGATATTTATGAAAAAGTATTtaattataaacaataatagtttaggttcatcaaaaaaataaaaataaaataatagtttaggatcacaaattatttcataattttttttgttacaactCTGACATGGCAAATTGTAAGTGATTAACTTTCACTTACACATgaactcatcattttttttctttatcaatcaAACTCTATCACATCACAGATATGgtcaaaatttgtaaaaaattatgtggtcCTGGAGCAAGTTGCAACcttaaaatattagaaataaaGCATgctcatcaaaaataaataaataaagcatgcATTAATTATACTTCGTACTTCTTGGCAACCtacaaagaaatatatatatatatatatatatatatgaatttgttAGCTTTCATTATTTGTACTTATCAGAGAAATGAAgaatttctatatatttcttGATAATGACAAAAATGAATGTACAAGACTATATATAGATTGATCTAAGCTAGAAAACTGCTCTAACTAAATAACCGATACTAACAGACTCAAATAACTAACTCCTACACGTGACTGCATACAAAAACTAACTCTCCCATGCGTGGGCATTTATACAACCAAAACAGAGACTAAACTACTTGTCGTTTGTACATAATACtcaaacataaaaaactaatatcGTTTATGCAGTACTTTGTTCATTACTCAGATTAAGCTCTACTATCTCAGGCTCTGCTCTTGCTTCCTTGTGATCATCTTTACTACCATTCTGATACTCCCTCTCAAGAGTAGCTGGTGTGTGTATATTCATCATCCCCATCTTGTCATCTTTACTACCATTCTGATACTCCCTCTCAAGAGTAATTGGTGTGTGTATATTCATCATTCCCATCTTGTCAACAAGATTAGAAAATTGATTGTACCCCAATGCTTTGGTAAGCATGTCTGGCAATTGACCACGACACCTCACATGATTAAGCTTGATAACACCTTCCAAAACTTTATCCTTGACCACGTGACAATCTATTTCAATGTGCTTGATTCTCTGATGAAAAAGGGGATTGGAACTAATGTGCAATGCTGCTTGACTATCACAGAACAACAATGCTTCTTTGTCATGTTTAACTCCAATATCCTTTAGAAATATAAAATCCACACAAGTTCACATGTTGCAACTGCCATAGCTCTATACTTAGCCTCTGCTGAGGACCTGGAGACTGTGGACTGCTTCTTTGATTTCCAAGACACCAAGGAATCTCCAATGAAAATGCTATAACCTGTTATTGACTTCCTTGTATCACAACATGAAGCCCAATCAACATCTACAAAACCTTTTAAATGTAAATCTATCTTGGAAGAGAATATGAGACCCTTCCCtggttcattcttcaaatattgTAAGATTCTATAGGCTGCATCTAAATGTGGCTTTCTTGGTTTGGACATGTATTGGCTAAGCTTATGAACAGCAAAAGTGATGTCTGGCCTTGTGATGGTCAGATACAATAACCTCCCAATTAACCTTCTGTAGGTGCCGGGATCTTTGAGCTCTTCTCCTTCCAATTGACTTAACTTGAGACTTTGTTCCATAAGGGTCTTAGCTGGTTTACACCCTAACATACCAACATCATTAATCACCTCAAGAGTGTATTTTCTTTGACAAAGGGCAATTCCCTTGGCTGATCTAGCAACCTCCAATCCAAGGAAGTACTTTAAGTCACCTAAGTCTTTGAGCTTGAACCTATCATCCAATAAAACCTTGAATCCGTCTATCTCAGCCTTATCATTACAGACTATTAAGACATCATCCATATACACCAAAAGCATCATGAAAACATCACCTTGCCTCCTAGTAAACAATGAATAGTCAGCTTTGGACTGAGTAAAACCAAGCTGAAGCAAAGTGCCAGAAAACTTGGCAAACCATTGCCTAGATGCTTGTTTTAGCCCATACAAGGACTTATTCAGCTTACAAACCACCTCCCCCTAGCTATGAAACCCTTGTGGAAGAGCCATATAAACTTCCTCATCCAAATCACCATGCAGAAATGCATTGTTCACATCCAATTGACTAAGAAACCAGCCCTTTATGGCAGCCACAGCAAGGAGTACTTTGACAGACACCATTTTGGCCACAGGGGAAACAATCTCAAAATAGTCCACACCCTCTTTCTATGTAAAACCTTTAGCAACTAGCCTTGCCTTGTACCTTTCAACTGAACCATTAGCCTTATACTTGATTTTACACACCCATTTACACCCTATAGGCTTCTTACCAGTAGGCAGAGGGGTTAAAGTCCATGTTTGATTTGCTTCAAGGGCAACTATTTCAGCAGTAATGGCCTCTTGCTATTTGGGATTAGAAGTAGCTTGATAATAATAGGTAGGCTCAACAAGAGAAGAAATGGAATAGCAAAAAGATTTGTAAGAAGAAGAGAGGTGTTAATAAGAAAGATGGGAAGAGAGTGGATTAGAAGTACCTAGTTAGGAAGGAGAGGCAGCAATGACAGAAGATACCTGGTTGTAGTGGTAAGCTTGTAAGTAGGAGGGTTGTTTGATAGCTTTAGAAGACTTTCTAAAAGGGATAGGATCAACAATAGAATCAGGGGGGCTCAATTGGAACCTCATCAAGTAAATCATCATCAATAGAATGATGAATATGAGTGATGGAATCATGAGGTACAGCAAAAGCAAATTTAGATTGAATTAAAGGATCAAAGAGAGGATTAACAGCAGGAACACAAGACACAGGAATGGAACAAAGCTGCTGGACAGAATTATTTGAATTGGAAACAAATGGAAACACATTTTCATGAAATGTGACATCtctagaaacaaaaatagtgtgAGAGTCAAGATCAAATACTTTGAAACCTTTAACATTGAAAGGAAAGCCAAGAAAGACACACTTCCTTGCCCTTAGAGAAAATTTGGATCTGGTTTGAGAAATGGTGGATGCAAAACATAGGC includes the following:
- the LOC115985835 gene encoding uncharacterized protein LOC115985835, with translation MVSVKVLLAVAAIKGWFLSQLDVNNAFLHGDLDEEVYMALPQGRQGDVFMMLLVYMDDVLIVCNDKAEIDGFKVLLDDRFKLKDLGDLKYFLGLEVARSAKGIALCQRKYTLEVINDVGMLGCKPAKTLMEQSLKLSQLEGEELKDPGTYRRLIGRLLYLTITRPDITFAVHKLSQYMSKPRKPHLDAAYRILQYLKNEPGKGLIFSSKIDLHLKGFVDVDWASCCDTRKSITGYSIFIGDSLVSWKSKKQSTDIGVKHDKEALLFCDSQAALHISSNPLFHQRIKHIEIDCHVVKDKVLEGVIKLNHVRCRGQLPDMLTKALGYNQFSNLVDKMGMMNIHTPITLEREYQNGSKDDKMGMMNIHTPATLEREYQNGSKDDHKEARAEPEIVELNLSNEQSTA